A window from Cyanobacteria bacterium FACHB-DQ100 encodes these proteins:
- a CDS encoding methyltransferase domain-containing protein, with the protein MTDTTLSYDVEQAVRERYAAGAQQPQASLCCPTDGYDQRYLKILPQEIIEKDYGCGDPTRYVTPGETVVDLGSGAGKNCYILAQKVGAAGKIIGVDMNDEMLSLSRKYIAPISEKLGYENVAFVKGKIQDLALNLDLVQQWLEQHPIHSVDQVAAFETECDRLRQTQPLIATDSVDVVISNCVLNLVRPQDKKQLFQEIFRVLKRGGRAVISDIVCDEAPTEKILNDPELWSGCIAGAFCENEFLEMFEQAGFYGIEILARQTEPWQVIDGVEFRSLTVQAFKGKQGECWERNQAVIYRGPWKSVQDDDGHTLYRGERMAVCDKTFQIYTNSKGAYHSDIIPIPPRDSVSFEVAKPFDCSSDTFRDPRVTKGADYRETIDQSNGDCSSSSCC; encoded by the coding sequence ATGACCGATACGACACTTTCCTACGACGTAGAACAAGCGGTAAGAGAGCGCTATGCAGCAGGCGCACAGCAACCTCAAGCCTCGCTTTGCTGCCCAACGGATGGTTATGATCAGCGCTATTTGAAAATTTTGCCGCAAGAAATCATCGAGAAAGACTATGGCTGTGGCGATCCCACTCGCTACGTAACCCCCGGCGAAACGGTCGTTGATCTGGGTTCTGGAGCCGGAAAAAACTGCTACATTTTGGCACAAAAAGTCGGCGCCGCCGGGAAAATCATCGGTGTGGATATGAACGATGAAATGCTCAGCTTGTCACGCAAATATATTGCGCCAATAAGCGAGAAGCTAGGCTATGAGAATGTCGCATTTGTGAAAGGCAAAATTCAAGACCTAGCGCTGAATCTAGACCTGGTACAACAGTGGTTAGAACAGCATCCCATCCATTCTGTAGACCAGGTTGCGGCGTTTGAGACAGAGTGCGATCGCTTACGTCAAACTCAACCCTTAATTGCAACAGATAGCGTTGACGTTGTAATTTCCAATTGTGTTCTCAATCTTGTTCGTCCTCAAGATAAAAAACAATTGTTTCAAGAGATTTTTCGTGTTCTCAAGCGTGGTGGACGCGCTGTAATCTCAGATATTGTTTGTGATGAAGCTCCGACCGAGAAGATTTTGAACGATCCGGAACTGTGGAGCGGCTGTATTGCGGGTGCATTCTGTGAAAATGAGTTTCTCGAAATGTTTGAGCAGGCGGGATTTTATGGAATCGAAATTCTGGCGCGTCAGACTGAGCCGTGGCAGGTCATTGATGGCGTGGAGTTCCGATCGCTCACCGTTCAAGCGTTCAAGGGGAAACAAGGCGAATGTTGGGAGCGCAATCAAGCTGTAATTTATCGCGGCCCTTGGAAGTCGGTGCAAGATGACGACGGACACACCCTCTATCGGGGTGAACGCATGGCAGTGTGCGATAAAACGTTTCAAATCTACACCAATTCCAAGGGTGCTTATCATTCTGATATCATTCCGATTCCGCCGCGTGATTCAGTTTCATTCGAGGTAGCAAAACCATTTGATTGCTCTAGCGATACCTTTCGTGATCCGCGTGTGACTAAAGGTGCAGATTATCGCGAAACGATCGACCAATCCAATGGCGACTGTAGCTCTTCAAGCTGCTGTTAA